In a single window of the Flavivirga spongiicola genome:
- a CDS encoding DUF1573 domain-containing protein, translating into MKLIAFIFVTVVCFLSCNWQGENNQEKRSVIKKDIKSEEKNIDSNKAAELVELAKMKFKTKIINLGTIPKGDSTVKGRYTFKNIGEAPLFIEYINPDCVCTGYEHTKDSVAIGGEGYIDLTFNIKDRVGSQKLYAMLKANTKEKFYKLTLKLDIE; encoded by the coding sequence ATGAAATTGATTGCTTTTATATTTGTTACAGTAGTATGTTTTCTTTCGTGTAATTGGCAAGGCGAAAATAATCAGGAAAAAAGGAGTGTAATAAAAAAAGATATAAAATCAGAAGAAAAAAATATTGATTCAAATAAAGCTGCTGAATTAGTTGAGTTGGCAAAAATGAAATTTAAAACTAAGATTATTAATTTAGGAACAATTCCAAAAGGAGACTCTACAGTAAAAGGGCGATATACTTTTAAAAATATTGGTGAAGCCCCTTTATTTATTGAATATATTAATCCTGATTGTGTATGTACAGGCTATGAACATACAAAAGATTCAGTTGCAATTGGAGGCGAAGGTTATATTGATTTGACATTTAATATAAAAGATAGAGTAGGAAGTCAAAAATTGTATGCTATGCTTAAAGCTAATACAAAAGAAAAGTTTTATAAATTAACATTGAAATTAGATATTGAGTAA
- the queG gene encoding tRNA epoxyqueuosine(34) reductase QueG, whose product MSIIINSNLIKTEAKRLGFLSCGISKASFLEEEAPRLENWLNKNMHGQMQYMENHFDKRLDPTKLVKGSKSVVSLLLNYYPSQEQTANSYKLSKYAYGRDYHFVIKDKLKSLLNFIQEEIGEVEGRAFVDSAPVLDKAWAAKSGLGWIGKHSNLLTQQAGSFYFIAELIIDLDLEYDLPTTDHCGTCTACIDACPTQAITEPYVVDGSKCISYFTIELKENIPTEFKGQFDDWMFGCDVCQDVCPWNRFSKPHNEPLFNPHPELLSMTKKDWEEITEDTFKKVFQKSAVKRTKFSGLKRNIDFLK is encoded by the coding sequence TTGAGTATTATTATCAATTCAAACCTCATAAAAACCGAAGCAAAACGCCTCGGTTTTTTATCATGCGGTATTAGTAAAGCTAGCTTTTTAGAAGAAGAAGCCCCTCGATTAGAAAATTGGTTAAACAAGAATATGCATGGGCAAATGCAATACATGGAAAACCATTTTGATAAACGCTTAGACCCAACAAAACTGGTAAAAGGTTCTAAAAGTGTTGTTTCATTATTGTTAAACTACTACCCAAGCCAAGAGCAAACGGCCAATAGTTATAAACTATCTAAATATGCTTATGGAAGAGACTATCATTTTGTAATAAAAGATAAACTTAAATCACTTTTAAACTTTATTCAAGAAGAAATAGGAGAGGTCGAAGGGAGAGCTTTTGTAGATTCAGCTCCCGTTTTAGATAAAGCTTGGGCTGCAAAAAGTGGACTAGGTTGGATTGGGAAACACAGTAATTTATTAACCCAACAAGCAGGCTCTTTTTATTTTATTGCAGAACTTATTATTGATTTGGATCTAGAATACGATTTACCAACAACAGATCATTGCGGTACGTGTACCGCATGTATTGATGCCTGTCCAACACAAGCAATAACAGAACCTTATGTGGTAGATGGAAGTAAATGTATTTCCTATTTCACTATAGAATTAAAAGAAAATATTCCAACAGAATTTAAAGGACAATTTGATGATTGGATGTTTGGTTGCGATGTATGTCAAGATGTTTGTCCGTGGAACCGATTCTCAAAACCACATAACGAACCACTTTTTAATCCACATCCAGAATTGTTATCCATGACCAAAAAAGATTGGGAAGAGATAACAGAAGATACGTTTAAGAAGGTATTTCAAAAATCTGCAGTAAAACGGACAAAGTTTTCAGGTTTAAAAAGAAACATCGATTTTTTAAAATAG
- a CDS encoding LacI family DNA-binding transcriptional regulator translates to MKTITLKQIAEELNISVTTVSKALKDYPDVSKKTRQRVLDLAKDLNYIPNSFAVSLRMQQSKTIGVIVPATVHHFFSNVIKGILKEAEKKDYLVILLHSNENYELEKKQVDLLISKGVDGILISLSNKTNNFEHLQKIIDHDIPLVLFDKIAKTVKCSKVIVDDRKAAYDVVSHLIKKGHRRIAHFRGDLNPQNSIDRFLGYKQALLDHDIDFDPTLVYMCNNNSDFEDGYSNAEKLLKDHGKTIDAIFTITDVIAIGIIKYFTDHNIKIPEDIALFGFSNWFMASVISPALSSVEQHGYEMGEKSAHIVFQEIDSKHNDMPIEPQIVVLPTELIIRDSC, encoded by the coding sequence ATGAAAACTATAACTTTAAAACAAATTGCAGAAGAATTGAATATTTCTGTAACAACAGTTTCTAAAGCTCTTAAGGACTACCCTGATGTAAGTAAAAAAACAAGACAGCGTGTATTAGATTTAGCAAAAGACTTAAATTATATTCCAAACTCATTTGCTGTCAGCTTAAGAATGCAACAGTCTAAAACTATAGGTGTTATTGTTCCTGCTACGGTTCATCATTTTTTCTCAAATGTTATTAAAGGTATTTTAAAAGAAGCAGAAAAAAAGGATTATTTAGTTATTCTTTTACATTCTAATGAAAACTATGAGCTTGAAAAAAAACAGGTTGATTTGCTTATTAGCAAAGGTGTAGATGGCATTTTAATCTCTTTATCTAACAAAACCAATAATTTTGAGCATCTTCAAAAAATAATTGATCATGATATCCCTTTAGTTCTATTTGATAAAATAGCAAAAACGGTTAAATGTTCTAAAGTCATCGTTGATGACAGAAAGGCTGCATACGATGTTGTTTCTCATTTAATAAAAAAAGGGCATAGGCGAATTGCTCATTTTAGAGGGGATCTAAATCCTCAAAATTCTATAGATCGTTTTTTAGGTTATAAGCAAGCATTGTTAGATCACGATATAGACTTCGACCCTACACTGGTATATATGTGTAATAATAATTCTGATTTTGAAGATGGGTATAGCAATGCAGAAAAACTGTTAAAAGATCATGGTAAAACGATAGATGCTATTTTTACAATTACCGATGTTATTGCTATAGGTATTATTAAATATTTTACCGATCATAATATTAAGATCCCTGAAGATATTGCATTGTTTGGCTTTAGTAATTGGTTTATGGCTTCTGTAATTAGTCCAGCGCTCTCTTCGGTTGAGCAACATGGTTATGAAATGGGCGAAAAATCTGCTCATATCGTATTTCAAGAGATTGATTCTAAACACAACGATATGCCTATTGAACCTCAAATTGTCGTGCTTCCTACTGAGTTAATAATTAGAGATTCTTGTTAA